The genomic DNA TGTGCGCACCCGGAGCGCTACTCTTCACTGTGGAGGGCTAAGACGAGGGCAAACCCTGCTGGGTCGCGAGGACACTCACGCCGGATGCCGACGATACCCAGTTCGTTCGACGCACATACAACTCTCCGTCAGCGCCGAGCAATCTGACGAGGCCAGGTTGATTCGCACCCGCGAGAGAGATAACACCGGGTGGGGCGCTCGTCGTTGTGGCTATCCCACCCACGGGCTGTTGAGTGAACAGCACTCCATCTGAATCTCCGCTCAAAACCCCCAGCGTCGAACTATCAAGCCAACCGACATCGATTCCGATCTCATCGAGCGTTGTCACAGCAAGCGCGTCCCCGAGACGCTCAGGCACTCCATCTGATGACCTCACGACGCCCGCGACCCACACCGACCATCGACCGTTCTCAGACACAAGTGCGGCCATTCGCGTACCGTCACGGGAGATTTGCATCGCCGTGATCTCCGTCGCCTCGGGCCATGCCGTCGCGATCTCAAACGAGTTTCCGTCGACGTCCACGGCGATCACAGCGTTGGGCTGATCGCGGGGAACGGACCAGATGTAACCCTCGGGGTCGATCGTCGGATCGATGACTCCTGCACGGTCATCGACGTCCTCGGCGGCCGCGTTCGCATCGACACGTACGACGACGACGTCGGTGGTGAGGACAGCAGCGCTCTTTTGATCAGCAGCCGTTTCGATTGCTTTCGCATCGACATCGGCCATCGCGTCCGAGAGCCCTTCTACTGGCGTCACATCACTGCCGGCAAGGAATCCAAATCCCGACTCGGTCTGCGCGAGTGGCCGCGCGTCCACGCGTGTCGATCGATATGTTGCAGGCTCCACGGTCAGCGGCGAGCCGCTGACGAGCATCTGCACGCCGGTGACGCCAGCACTTGCGAGGCTTTCTGAAAGCTGAGTCTGCATGCGGGAGAGTGTGTCGGTCGGGACCGAGAGCGCCGTCTCGGTGAGCTCGACCTGCGCGACGCCATCCACTTCTGGAACGGAGGGGAGCGCCTCGA from Microbacterium endophyticum includes the following:
- a CDS encoding LpqB family beta-propeller domain-containing protein, translating into MRVIRALYASLVTLCALALVACAGLPTSGTVNPGLPASGEETVPDFSFVVDPPQPGATAEQIVDGFIRAGSGPRQNWATARLFLSESAQNDWQPDAGVTVDVLSERKYTDASPESVTLTVKTAATVDESGVYQTTDGGSAVLPFTLEKEGGEWRISQAPDGVVLDEDQFSSVFHSYSLMYFDPTWEYLVPDIRWFPTLNAATRIADALIDGSPTPWLSGSVVSAFPENVEALPSVPEVDGVAQVELTETALSVPTDTLSRMQTQLSESLASAGVTGVQMLVSGSPLTVEPATYRSTRVDARPLAQTESGFGFLAGSDVTPVEGLSDAMADVDAKAIETAADQKSAAVLTTDVVVVRVDANAAAEDVDDRAGVIDPTIDPEGYIWSVPRDQPNAVIAVDVDGNSFEIATAWPEATEITAMQISRDGTRMAALVSENGRWSVWVAGVVRSSDGVPERLGDALAVTTLDEIGIDVGWLDSSTLGVLSGDSDGVLFTQQPVGGIATTTSAPPGVISLAGANQPGLVRLLGADGELYVRRTNWVSSASGVSVLATQQGLPSS